Proteins encoded within one genomic window of Aerococcus viridans:
- a CDS encoding esterase family protein encodes MNAEFLHHYSGHLNQEMYLNRYGHAGIPVVVFPSSGGSKDEFADFGMIEAAHYFIEAGKVQFFTLSSHDQESWLHKGKSQHDRAEAHNAYERYVLDEAIPFIKHYTGWFDPMMTTGCSMGAYHALNFQLKHPDVFNKTIALSGVYDARYFGGDFGGDLAVYYNSPVDYIWTLNDPWFIDHLRQADIIVCTGLGDWEADGLPGYYKLREAFEHKNIPAWFAEWGPDVSHDWIWWRQQLPYFLGYMV; translated from the coding sequence ATGAATGCAGAATTCTTACACCATTATTCAGGTCACTTAAATCAAGAAATGTACTTAAATCGTTATGGGCACGCAGGTATTCCGGTAGTGGTATTCCCGTCATCTGGTGGTTCTAAAGATGAATTTGCAGACTTCGGTATGATTGAAGCTGCACATTATTTCATCGAAGCAGGAAAAGTCCAATTCTTCACTCTATCATCCCATGACCAAGAATCTTGGTTACACAAAGGTAAGTCTCAACACGACCGCGCTGAAGCCCATAATGCTTACGAACGTTATGTGCTTGATGAAGCTATCCCATTCATCAAGCACTATACGGGTTGGTTTGACCCAATGATGACAACGGGTTGTTCGATGGGTGCTTACCATGCCTTAAACTTCCAATTGAAACATCCGGATGTCTTTAATAAAACCATTGCCCTATCAGGTGTTTACGACGCCCGTTATTTTGGTGGTGATTTCGGTGGTGACTTAGCTGTTTATTACAACTCGCCAGTGGACTACATTTGGACCTTGAACGATCCGTGGTTTATCGACCACTTGCGCCAAGCAGATATCATTGTTTGTACCGGTTTAGGCGACTGGGAAGCAGACGGTCTGCCCGGTTACTACAAGTTGCGTGAAGCTTTTGAGCATAAGAATATCCCAGCCTGGTTCGCAGAATGGGGGCCAGATGTGTCTCATGACTGGATCTGGTGGCGCCAACAACTGCCGTATTTTTTAGGTTATATGGTGTAG
- a CDS encoding ATP-grasp domain-containing protein, with translation MNFIVTSPFYPENFQLFTNRLKQQGFNVLGIGQEPYDQLPQSLKDDLTEYYKVNDLENTEEVKKAVAYLFFKHGKIDRIESQNEHWLNLEAEIREQFNIPGNKPKDLRKVKFKSEMKKLFAKAGVPAVPGKVANKKGTVNRIVKELGLPLVAKPNSGVGSSGTYKLKDQDAVYKFLEEWDEKDAYFFEPYIEDGKLLSYDGLIDQNGDIVFETSLYYHDPTLEVLKYQLDYGYIIQKEIPEKLRAYGQAIVKQFGMKERFFHIEFFENGDDYLVVEYNNRVAGGYTIDMYNYANHVDLFRQFARIVDGQPFETPSSPARYCVAITHRDQNTYAHDEAALRSHYGDRFVFSKRLPDAFSALQGNQFYGILADTEAEIEEIFNYVHQHKEG, from the coding sequence ATGAATTTTATTGTGACATCACCTTTTTATCCAGAGAACTTTCAATTATTTACTAACAGATTAAAACAGCAAGGGTTCAACGTTCTTGGGATTGGTCAAGAACCCTATGACCAATTACCTCAATCTTTAAAAGATGATTTAACAGAATACTATAAAGTCAACGACTTAGAAAATACTGAAGAAGTTAAAAAAGCTGTTGCTTACTTATTTTTCAAGCACGGGAAAATTGACCGGATTGAGTCGCAAAATGAGCATTGGTTGAATTTGGAAGCTGAGATTCGTGAACAGTTTAATATTCCTGGCAACAAGCCAAAAGATTTGCGCAAGGTTAAATTTAAGTCTGAAATGAAGAAACTATTCGCCAAGGCGGGAGTGCCAGCGGTTCCAGGAAAAGTGGCCAATAAAAAGGGTACCGTCAACCGAATCGTCAAGGAACTGGGACTTCCATTAGTAGCCAAACCCAATTCAGGTGTGGGTTCATCAGGTACCTACAAGTTAAAAGACCAAGACGCGGTCTACAAATTTTTAGAGGAGTGGGACGAGAAAGATGCCTACTTCTTTGAACCTTATATCGAGGACGGGAAGTTATTGTCGTATGATGGTTTAATCGACCAAAACGGGGATATTGTCTTTGAAACAAGCTTGTATTACCATGACCCAACTTTGGAGGTATTAAAATACCAATTAGACTACGGCTATATTATTCAAAAGGAAATTCCTGAAAAATTACGGGCGTACGGTCAAGCTATCGTCAAACAATTCGGTATGAAGGAGCGGTTTTTCCATATTGAATTCTTTGAAAATGGGGACGACTACCTAGTGGTTGAATACAATAACCGGGTGGCTGGTGGTTATACCATTGATATGTATAACTATGCCAACCATGTAGATTTATTCCGCCAATTTGCCCGCATTGTGGACGGTCAACCTTTTGAAACACCGAGTTCACCCGCTCGATACTGTGTGGCTATTACCCACCGTGATCAAAATACTTATGCCCACGATGAAGCGGCTTTACGCAGTCATTACGGCGACCGATTTGTCTTCTCAAAACGTTTACCAGACGCTTTTTCTGCCTTACAAGGTAACCAATTCTATGGTATTTTAGCGGATACAGAAGCGGAAATTGAAGAGATTTTCAACTACGTCCACCAACATAAAGAAGGTTAG
- a CDS encoding GNAT family N-acetyltransferase, with translation MTQEVTLRSAQAADYPAIHALNRGAWFKSDYEAYPEATDAYVDLDLNSSLSDASMATVAEVDGQIAGVILVSADSEPKYGRMLMQSTIESAATIHAQGPEVADYFYNRMKIEREYDAKLLENAKKDVAYDGRIVLFIMDPNFQGLGIGSKLFQAAKDYFEAKNVANYYLFTDSSCNYPFYDYKGMHRAGSLRFDQSGLFEQFDGSESTEPFEFFIYDNQ, from the coding sequence ATGACACAAGAAGTTACTTTAAGATCTGCCCAAGCTGCAGACTATCCAGCAATACACGCATTAAACCGAGGCGCTTGGTTTAAATCAGACTATGAAGCATACCCAGAAGCAACTGATGCTTACGTTGACTTAGACTTAAACAGTTCGTTGAGTGATGCATCAATGGCAACCGTTGCGGAAGTTGACGGCCAGATTGCTGGTGTTATTTTAGTATCCGCAGATTCAGAGCCTAAATACGGCCGGATGCTGATGCAATCCACTATCGAATCAGCTGCAACGATTCATGCTCAAGGTCCTGAAGTTGCCGACTATTTTTATAACCGGATGAAAATAGAAAGGGAATACGATGCAAAATTACTAGAAAATGCTAAAAAAGATGTAGCTTACGATGGCCGTATTGTGCTATTTATTATGGATCCAAATTTTCAAGGTCTAGGAATCGGCAGCAAATTATTCCAAGCCGCTAAAGATTATTTTGAAGCTAAAAATGTGGCAAATTATTACCTATTCACTGACTCTTCATGTAATTATCCTTTCTATGATTACAAAGGAATGCACCGTGCTGGTAGTTTAAGATTTGATCAATCAGGTTTATTCGAACAATTTGATGGTTCAGAATCAACGGAACCATTCGAGTTTTTCATATATGACAATCAATAA
- a CDS encoding Crp/Fnr family transcriptional regulator: MAHHHHHSHVDCIRLVPIFNHLDEEQMSLIAQSAHEVHYAKNALLFGNGDKDDTLYIINSGRVRIYNLNESGREQTVRILNPGDFMGEVAIFQADSYHSNYAEAISEVSICRIHKKDMDNYLDAYPEIMRRILSDVTKRLQVSEKQTMQVGIEQVESRIINFLAEYVEDEENHTYVTLPMSKKELASYLGTTPETISRKFSSLEDKGLIKQHTHKYIEIFDLDELLFTLD; encoded by the coding sequence ATGGCACACCATCATCACCATAGTCATGTAGATTGTATACGGTTAGTACCAATTTTTAACCACCTAGATGAAGAACAAATGAGTTTAATTGCACAATCAGCGCATGAAGTACATTATGCAAAGAATGCGTTGTTATTTGGAAATGGTGATAAAGATGACACACTATATATCATAAATAGTGGGCGTGTACGTATTTACAACTTAAATGAATCCGGTCGTGAACAAACTGTACGCATACTAAATCCTGGTGATTTTATGGGAGAAGTGGCTATTTTTCAAGCTGATAGTTACCATTCTAATTATGCTGAAGCAATATCAGAAGTAAGCATATGTAGAATTCATAAAAAAGATATGGATAACTATCTAGACGCTTACCCAGAAATTATGAGACGAATACTTTCAGATGTTACGAAACGTTTACAGGTATCAGAAAAGCAAACGATGCAGGTTGGTATAGAGCAGGTAGAATCTCGTATTATTAATTTTCTAGCAGAATATGTTGAAGATGAGGAAAATCATACTTATGTGACTTTACCAATGTCAAAAAAGGAGCTAGCTTCTTATTTGGGTACAACACCCGAAACAATAAGTAGGAAGTTCTCTTCGTTAGAGGATAAAGGTTTAATTAAGCAACATACACATAAATATATTGAGATATTTGATCTAGATGAATTGCTATTTACTTTAGATTAA
- a CDS encoding Dps family protein, protein MTTVNERQEKLAAEQAYKEHIHHTKINAAAVTDHILANIHTLHVKLHQYHWYVKGANFYSLHELFEKLYNENETWFDKIAERLLASGFKPASTTAEFQQFAIISEDPSEKYYSAEEMVLQLVEDFRTNREFTVRALRLAQEEADDALEDLLISYKDYLDVNIWQLQAIANKDALEDDDYIDND, encoded by the coding sequence ATGACAACAGTAAACGAAAGACAAGAAAAGTTAGCCGCTGAACAAGCCTATAAAGAACACATTCACCATACCAAGATTAATGCTGCAGCTGTTACAGATCATATACTGGCCAATATTCATACCTTACATGTAAAATTACATCAATATCACTGGTATGTAAAAGGGGCAAATTTCTATTCATTGCATGAGTTATTTGAAAAACTGTATAATGAGAATGAAACATGGTTTGATAAAATTGCAGAACGTTTACTAGCTTCGGGATTTAAGCCAGCATCAACAACTGCTGAATTTCAGCAATTTGCAATAATTTCTGAAGATCCGTCTGAAAAATATTATTCTGCTGAAGAAATGGTCTTACAGTTAGTAGAAGATTTTAGAACTAATCGTGAATTTACCGTTCGTGCATTGCGTTTAGCTCAAGAAGAAGCAGATGATGCGTTAGAGGATTTACTAATTAGTTATAAAGATTATTTAGATGTAAATATTTGGCAACTTCAAGCCATTGCTAATAAGGATGCGTTAGAAGACGATGATTATATAGATAACGATTAA
- a CDS encoding heavy-metal-associated domain-containing protein, producing the protein MTKATLKLETLTCPSCLQKIESGLKQTAGVEKDSVKVLFNASKVKVDFDEEQVNLSTIENAIENLGYSVISSKVKEGL; encoded by the coding sequence ATGACAAAAGCAACATTAAAATTAGAAACATTAACTTGTCCATCATGTTTACAAAAAATTGAAAGTGGTTTAAAACAGACCGCTGGTGTAGAAAAGGATTCTGTAAAAGTACTGTTTAATGCAAGTAAGGTAAAGGTGGATTTCGATGAAGAACAAGTCAATTTGAGTACAATTGAAAACGCTATTGAAAACTTAGGATATTCCGTTATTAGTTCAAAAGTAAAGGAAGGTTTATAA